A region from the Citrobacter koseri ATCC BAA-895 genome encodes:
- the murF gene encoding UDP-N-acetylmuramoyl-tripeptide--D-alanyl-D-alanine ligase, which yields MISVTLSQLAGILHGELQGADLTIDAVTTDTRKVTPGCLFVALKGERFDAHDFADNAKEGGAGALLVSRPLDCDLPQLIVKDTRLAFGELAAWVRAQVPARVVALTGSSGKTSVKEMTAAILSQCGNTLYTAGNLNNDIGVPMTLLRLNNDYDYAVIELGANHQGEIAWTVGLTRPEAALVNNLAAAHLEGFGSLAGVAKAKGEIYTGLPVNGIAIMNADNNDWLNWQGIIGDRKVWRFSPNAANSDFTATNIHVTSHGTEFTLQTPTGDIDVLLPLPGRHNIANALAAAALSMAVGATLDAIKTGLANLKAVPGRLFPIQLNDNQLLLDDSYNANVGSMTAAVQVLSEMPGYRVLVVGDMAELGAESEACHVQVGEAAKAAGIDSVLSTGKLSQAIGNASGVGEHFADKSALVARLNTLIAEHQIITILVKGSRSAAMEEVVRALQENGTC from the coding sequence ATGATTAGCGTAACGCTCAGCCAACTGGCCGGTATTCTGCACGGCGAATTACAGGGCGCAGACCTGACGATTGACGCGGTCACGACTGATACGCGTAAAGTGACGCCGGGCTGCCTGTTTGTGGCGCTGAAAGGCGAGCGTTTCGACGCCCATGATTTTGCGGATAACGCGAAAGAGGGCGGCGCCGGTGCGCTGCTGGTGAGTCGCCCGCTGGATTGCGATCTGCCGCAGCTGATCGTCAAAGATACGCGGCTGGCCTTCGGCGAACTGGCCGCATGGGTTCGGGCGCAGGTTCCCGCTCGCGTCGTGGCGTTAACCGGCTCCTCCGGCAAAACATCCGTTAAAGAGATGACCGCCGCCATTCTGAGTCAGTGTGGCAACACCTTATACACCGCGGGCAACCTGAATAACGATATCGGCGTACCGATGACGTTGCTGCGGTTAAACAACGATTATGACTATGCCGTCATTGAGTTAGGCGCCAATCACCAGGGCGAAATTGCCTGGACCGTCGGCCTGACGCGTCCTGAAGCGGCACTGGTTAATAATCTGGCGGCAGCGCACCTGGAAGGATTCGGTTCGCTGGCGGGCGTGGCGAAAGCGAAAGGCGAAATCTATACCGGCTTGCCGGTGAATGGGATCGCCATTATGAACGCCGATAACAACGACTGGCTGAACTGGCAGGGCATTATTGGCGATCGCAAAGTGTGGCGTTTTTCACCGAATGCCGCCAACAGCGATTTTACCGCGACCAATATCCATGTGACCTCGCACGGTACGGAATTCACGCTGCAAACGCCGACGGGCGACATTGACGTCCTGCTGCCGCTTCCTGGTCGTCACAATATTGCAAACGCGCTGGCGGCGGCTGCGCTGTCGATGGCGGTAGGGGCGACCCTTGACGCCATTAAAACCGGTCTGGCGAACCTGAAAGCCGTGCCGGGGCGCCTGTTCCCCATCCAGTTGAATGACAACCAGCTGTTACTTGATGACTCCTATAACGCCAACGTCGGTTCGATGACCGCCGCTGTGCAGGTGCTGTCTGAAATGCCAGGCTACCGGGTGCTGGTGGTTGGCGATATGGCGGAGCTGGGCGCGGAAAGCGAAGCATGCCATGTTCAGGTCGGTGAAGCGGCAAAAGCGGCGGGTATCGACAGCGTGCTGAGTACAGGAAAACTGAGTCAGGCGATCGGCAATGCCAGCGGCGTTGGCGAACATTTTGCGGATAAATCGGCTCTGGTCGCGCGTCTTAACACGCTGATTGCGGAGCATCAGATTATTACCATTTTAGTGAAGGGTTCACGTAGTGCCGCCATGGAAGAGGTAGTACGCGCATTACAGGAGAATGGAACATGTTAG
- the rsmH gene encoding 16S rRNA (cytosine(1402)-N(4))-methyltransferase RsmH, producing the protein MMENFKHTTVLLDEAVNGLNIRPDGIYIDGTFGRGGHSRLILSRLGEEGRLLAIDRDPQAIAEAQAINDPRFSIIHGPFSALADYVSERELIGKIDGILLDLGVSSPQLDDAERGFSFMRDGPLDMRMDPTRGQSAAEWLQTAEEADIAWVLKTFGEERFAKRIARAIVERNREQPMTRTKELAEVVAAATPVKDKFKHPATRTFQAVRIWVNSELEEIEQALKSSLSVLAPGGRLSIISFHSLEDRIVKRFMREQSRGPQVPAGLPMTEEQLKKLGGRELRALGKLMPGEEEVAENPRARSSVLRIAERTNA; encoded by the coding sequence ATGATGGAAAATTTTAAACACACTACGGTGCTGTTGGACGAGGCCGTAAACGGTCTGAACATTCGCCCTGACGGCATCTACATTGATGGGACATTTGGTCGCGGCGGCCACTCACGTCTGATCCTCTCCCGGCTTGGCGAAGAGGGACGTTTGCTGGCGATCGATCGCGATCCGCAGGCTATTGCCGAAGCCCAGGCCATCAATGATCCTCGCTTCTCCATCATTCATGGACCTTTCTCTGCGCTTGCTGATTATGTAAGTGAGCGCGAACTTATCGGCAAGATCGACGGGATTCTCCTTGATCTTGGCGTCTCTTCACCGCAACTCGATGATGCCGAACGTGGTTTTTCTTTTATGCGCGATGGCCCGCTGGATATGCGTATGGACCCAACGCGCGGTCAGTCTGCCGCAGAATGGCTGCAAACCGCGGAAGAAGCCGATATTGCCTGGGTGCTGAAAACCTTTGGCGAAGAGCGTTTTGCGAAACGTATTGCCCGCGCCATTGTGGAGCGCAACCGCGAACAGCCCATGACCCGCACCAAAGAACTGGCGGAAGTGGTCGCAGCGGCGACGCCGGTGAAGGACAAATTCAAACATCCCGCGACCCGTACCTTCCAGGCGGTGCGCATTTGGGTGAACAGTGAACTGGAGGAGATAGAGCAGGCGCTAAAAAGCTCGCTCAGCGTGCTGGCCCCGGGTGGGCGGCTTTCCATTATCAGTTTCCACTCGCTGGAAGACCGTATTGTGAAGCGCTTTATGCGTGAGCAAAGCCGCGGTCCACAGGTTCCAGCAGGGTTGCCGATGACGGAAGAGCAGCTCAAAAAACTGGGCGGTCGTGAGCTAAGAGCATTAGGCAAGTTGATGCCGGGCGAAGAAGAAGTGGCGGAAAATCCACGCGCCCGTAGTTCAGTTCTGCGTATTGCAGAGAGGACGAACGCATGA
- the ftsL gene encoding cell division protein FtsL, translating to MISRVTEALSKVKGSTGITNRHALPGVIGDDLLRFGKLPLCLFICIILTAVTVVTTAHHTRLLTAQREQLVLERDALDIEWRNLILEENALGDHSRVERIATEKLQMQHVDPSQENIVVQK from the coding sequence ATGATCAGCAGAGTGACAGAAGCCCTGAGCAAAGTGAAGGGATCGACGGGAATCACCAATCGCCATGCTTTGCCTGGCGTGATCGGTGACGATCTTTTGCGATTTGGGAAGCTGCCACTCTGCCTGTTCATTTGCATTATTTTAACGGCGGTCACCGTCGTGACAACGGCGCACCATACGCGCCTGTTAACCGCGCAGCGCGAGCAACTGGTGCTGGAGCGTGATGCGCTGGATATCGAATGGCGCAACCTGATTCTTGAAGAAAACGCGCTCGGCGATCATAGCCGGGTAGAACGGATCGCAACGGAAAAGTTGCAGATGCAGCATGTCGATCCCTCACAAGAAAATATCGTAGTGCAAAAATAA
- the mraZ gene encoding division/cell wall cluster transcriptional repressor MraZ, translated as MFRGATLVNLDSKGRLSVPTRYRDQLIENATGQMVCTIDIHHPCLLLYPLPEWEIIEQKLSRLSSMNPVERRVQRLLLGHASECQMDSAGRLLIAPILRQHAGLTKEVMLVGQFNKFELWDETTWYQQVKEDIDAEQSVTETLSERLQDLSL; from the coding sequence ATGTTCCGGGGAGCAACGTTAGTCAATCTCGACAGTAAGGGGCGCTTATCTGTGCCCACCCGTTACCGGGATCAACTGATCGAGAACGCTACCGGTCAAATGGTTTGTACCATTGACATCCATCACCCGTGCCTGCTGCTTTACCCCCTGCCTGAATGGGAAATTATCGAGCAAAAATTATCGCGTCTGTCGAGCATGAACCCGGTTGAGCGCCGCGTGCAGCGTTTACTGTTGGGGCATGCCAGCGAATGTCAGATGGATAGCGCGGGTCGCTTATTGATCGCGCCGATTCTGCGGCAACATGCCGGGCTGACGAAAGAAGTGATGCTGGTTGGACAGTTCAATAAGTTTGAACTGTGGGATGAAACGACCTGGTATCAACAGGTCAAGGAAGATATCGACGCTGAGCAGTCAGTAACCGAAACCTTGTCGGAACGACTGCAGGACTTGTCTCTATAA
- the ftsI gene encoding peptidoglycan glycosyltransferase FtsI — MKAAAKTLKPKRQEEQANFVSWRFALLCGCILLALGFLLGRVAWLQIIAPDMLVRQGDMRSLRVQEVSTSRGMITDRSGRPLAVSVPVKAIWADPKELHDAGGITLDNRWKALADALKMPLDQLAARVNANPKGRFIYLARQVNPDLGDYIKKLKLPGIHLREESRRYYPSGEVTAHLIGFTNVDSQGIEGVEKSFDKWLTGQPGERIVRKDRYGRVIEDISSTDSQAAHNLALSIDERLQALVYRELNNAVAFNKAESGSAVLVDVNTGEVLAMANSPSYNPNNLTGTPKDAMRNRTITDVFEPGSTVKPMVVMTALQRGVVRENTVLNTVPYRINGHEIKDVARYSELTLTGVLQKSSNVGVSKLALAMPSSALVDTYSRFGLGKATNLGLVGERSGLYPQKQRWSDIERATFSFGYGLMVTPLQLARVYATIGSYGVYRPLSITKVDPPVPGERVFPEATVRTVVHMMESVALPGGGGVKAAIKGYRIAIKTGTAKKVGPDGRYINKYIAYTAGVAPASQPRFALVVVINDPQAGKYYGGAVSAPVFGAIMGGVLRTMNIEPDALATGEKSEFVINQGEGTGGRS; from the coding sequence ATGAAAGCAGCGGCAAAGACGCTCAAACCAAAACGCCAGGAAGAACAAGCCAACTTTGTCAGTTGGCGTTTTGCGTTGCTGTGCGGCTGCATTCTGCTGGCGCTGGGGTTCCTGCTGGGGCGCGTGGCCTGGCTGCAAATTATTGCGCCTGACATGTTAGTGCGTCAGGGCGACATGCGCTCCCTGCGTGTACAGGAAGTCTCCACCTCTCGCGGCATGATCACCGACCGCTCAGGTCGCCCACTGGCGGTGAGCGTGCCGGTAAAAGCCATCTGGGCGGACCCGAAAGAGCTGCATGATGCAGGCGGGATCACGCTGGACAACCGCTGGAAAGCGCTGGCGGACGCGCTGAAAATGCCGCTCGACCAACTGGCGGCTCGCGTTAATGCGAACCCGAAAGGCCGCTTTATCTATCTGGCGCGTCAGGTTAACCCGGATCTCGGCGACTACATCAAAAAACTGAAGCTGCCAGGCATTCATCTGCGCGAAGAGTCCCGCCGTTACTATCCTTCCGGGGAAGTGACCGCTCACCTTATCGGTTTTACCAACGTTGACAGCCAGGGGATCGAAGGGGTTGAGAAGAGCTTTGATAAATGGCTGACCGGCCAGCCTGGCGAACGTATTGTACGTAAAGACCGCTATGGCCGGGTTATTGAAGATATCTCTTCTACCGACAGCCAGGCCGCGCACAATCTGGCGCTGAGCATTGATGAGCGCCTGCAAGCGTTGGTCTATCGCGAACTGAACAACGCCGTGGCCTTCAACAAAGCGGAGTCAGGCAGCGCCGTGCTGGTGGATGTCAATACTGGCGAAGTGCTGGCAATGGCGAACAGCCCGTCCTACAACCCGAATAACCTGACCGGTACGCCGAAAGACGCCATGCGTAACCGCACCATCACGGACGTGTTTGAACCCGGTTCAACCGTCAAACCGATGGTGGTGATGACCGCGTTACAGCGCGGGGTTGTGCGTGAAAACACCGTGCTGAACACGGTGCCATATCGAATTAATGGTCACGAAATCAAAGACGTGGCGCGTTACAGCGAATTGACCCTGACCGGGGTTTTACAGAAGTCGAGTAACGTCGGCGTTTCTAAGCTGGCGTTAGCGATGCCGTCCTCAGCGTTAGTAGATACTTACTCACGTTTTGGGCTAGGAAAGGCGACCAATTTGGGGTTGGTCGGAGAACGCAGTGGCTTATATCCTCAAAAACAACGGTGGTCTGACATAGAGAGGGCCACCTTCTCTTTCGGCTATGGGCTAATGGTAACCCCGTTACAGTTAGCGCGAGTCTACGCAACGATTGGCAGCTACGGCGTTTATCGTCCGCTGTCGATTACCAAAGTTGATCCTCCTGTACCGGGCGAGCGCGTCTTCCCGGAAGCGACCGTTCGTACCGTCGTCCACATGATGGAAAGCGTGGCGCTGCCGGGCGGCGGCGGCGTGAAGGCGGCGATCAAAGGTTATCGCATCGCCATTAAAACCGGTACGGCGAAAAAAGTGGGGCCGGATGGCCGCTACATCAACAAATACATTGCTTATACCGCAGGCGTTGCGCCTGCGAGTCAGCCGCGCTTCGCGCTGGTGGTTGTTATCAACGATCCGCAGGCGGGTAAATACTACGGCGGCGCCGTTTCCGCGCCGGTATTCGGTGCCATTATGGGCGGCGTACTGCGCACCATGAACATCGAACCGGATGCGCTGGCAACGGGCGAAAAAAGTGAATTTGTAATTAACCAAGGCGAGGGAACAGGTGGCAGATCGTAA
- the cra gene encoding catabolite repressor/activator produces the protein MKLDEIARLAGVSRTTASYVINGKAKQYRVSDKTVEKVMAVVREHNYHPNAVAAGLRAGRTRSIGLVIPDLENTSYTRIANYLERQARQRGYQLLIACSEDQPDNEMRCIEHLLQRQVDAIIVSTSLPPEHPFYQRWANGSFPIVALDRALDREHFTSVVGADQDDAEMLAAELRKFPAETVLYLGALPELSVSFLREQGFRTAWKDDPREVHYLYANSYEREAAAQLFEKWLETHPMPQALFTTSFALLQGVMDVTLRRDGKLPSNLAIATFGDNELLDFLQCPVLAVAQRHRDVAERVLEIVLASLDEPRKPKPGLTRIKRNLYRRGILSRS, from the coding sequence GTGAAACTGGATGAAATCGCTCGGCTGGCCGGTGTATCGCGAACGACTGCAAGCTACGTTATTAACGGAAAAGCAAAGCAATACCGCGTGAGCGACAAGACCGTCGAGAAAGTCATGGCGGTGGTGCGTGAGCATAATTACCACCCGAATGCTGTGGCCGCCGGGCTGCGTGCTGGACGCACACGTTCTATCGGACTGGTCATTCCCGATCTGGAGAACACGAGTTATACCCGTATCGCAAACTACCTGGAGCGCCAGGCGCGCCAGCGAGGTTATCAACTGCTGATTGCCTGCTCAGAAGATCAGCCGGATAACGAAATGCGGTGTATCGAACATCTTCTACAACGCCAGGTGGATGCGATCATTGTATCGACCTCGTTACCGCCGGAGCATCCGTTCTACCAGCGCTGGGCCAATGGTTCCTTCCCCATCGTGGCGCTGGATCGCGCGCTGGATCGCGAACATTTCACCAGCGTTGTCGGGGCGGATCAGGATGATGCGGAAATGCTGGCGGCAGAGTTACGTAAATTCCCGGCGGAAACGGTGCTTTACCTGGGCGCGTTGCCGGAGCTGTCCGTCAGTTTCCTGCGCGAGCAGGGGTTCCGTACCGCATGGAAAGACGATCCGCGCGAAGTACACTATCTGTATGCCAACAGCTACGAGCGGGAAGCGGCGGCGCAGCTGTTCGAAAAATGGCTGGAAACTCACCCGATGCCGCAGGCGCTGTTTACCACGTCGTTTGCGCTCTTGCAGGGCGTGATGGATGTAACGTTACGTCGTGACGGGAAGCTGCCTTCCAACCTGGCGATCGCCACCTTTGGCGATAATGAGCTGCTCGACTTCTTGCAGTGTCCGGTTCTGGCGGTCGCACAGCGTCATCGTGATGTTGCTGAACGCGTCCTGGAGATCGTCCTGGCCAGCCTGGATGAGCCGCGTAAACCGAAGCCAGGTTTAACGCGAATCAAACGTAATTTGTACCGTCGCGGTATTCTTAGCCGCAGTTAG
- the mraY gene encoding phospho-N-acetylmuramoyl-pentapeptide-transferase → MLVWLAEHLVKYYSGFNVFSYLTFRAIVSLLTALFISLWMGPRMIARLQKLSFGQVVRNDGPESHFSKRGTPTMGGIMILTAIVVSVLLWAYPSNPYVWCVLVVLVGYGIIGFVDDYRKVVRKDTKGLIARWKYFWMSVIALGVAFALYLAGKDTPATELVVPFFKDVMPQLGLFYVLLAYFVIVGTGNAVNLTDGLDGLAIMPTVFVAAGFALVAWATGNMNFANYLHIPYLRHAGELVIVCTAIVGAGLGFLWFNTYPAQVFMGDVGSLALGGALGIIAVLLRQEFLLVIMGGVFVVETLSVILQVGSFKLRGQRIFRMAPIHHHYELKGWPEPRVIVRFWIISLMLVLIGLATLKVR, encoded by the coding sequence ATGTTAGTTTGGCTGGCCGAACATTTGGTCAAATATTATTCCGGCTTTAACGTCTTTTCCTATCTGACGTTTCGCGCCATCGTCAGCCTGCTGACCGCGCTGTTCATCTCCTTGTGGATGGGCCCGCGTATGATTGCCCGCTTACAAAAATTGTCTTTTGGCCAGGTCGTGCGTAATGACGGCCCGGAATCGCACTTTAGCAAGCGCGGTACGCCAACAATGGGCGGGATTATGATTCTGACGGCGATTGTGGTCTCCGTCCTGCTGTGGGCTTACCCGTCTAACCCGTACGTCTGGTGCGTGCTGGTGGTGCTGGTGGGCTACGGCATTATTGGTTTTGTCGATGATTACCGCAAAGTGGTGCGTAAAGACACCAAAGGGCTGATCGCTCGCTGGAAATATTTCTGGATGTCGGTGATTGCGCTGGGCGTGGCGTTCGCGCTGTATCTGGCGGGGAAAGACACGCCGGCCACCGAACTGGTGGTGCCGTTCTTTAAAGACGTGATGCCGCAACTGGGTCTGTTCTACGTGCTGCTGGCGTACTTCGTGATCGTCGGAACGGGCAACGCGGTTAACCTGACCGATGGCCTGGACGGCCTGGCGATTATGCCGACCGTATTCGTCGCCGCCGGTTTTGCGCTGGTGGCGTGGGCAACCGGCAACATGAATTTCGCCAACTACCTGCATATTCCGTACTTACGTCATGCCGGTGAACTGGTGATTGTCTGTACGGCGATTGTCGGCGCGGGCTTAGGCTTCCTGTGGTTTAACACCTATCCGGCGCAGGTCTTTATGGGAGACGTCGGGTCGCTGGCGCTGGGCGGCGCGCTGGGCATCATCGCGGTGCTGCTGCGTCAGGAGTTTTTGCTGGTGATTATGGGCGGCGTGTTTGTCGTGGAAACCCTGTCAGTCATTTTGCAGGTCGGTTCCTTTAAATTGCGCGGGCAGCGCATCTTCCGCATGGCGCCGATTCACCATCACTATGAACTGAAAGGCTGGCCGGAACCGCGCGTTATCGTGCGCTTCTGGATTATTTCGCTGATGCTGGTCCTGATTGGCCTGGCAACGCTGAAGGTACGTTAA
- the ilvN gene encoding acetolactate synthase small subunit, which translates to MRRILSVLLENESGALSRVIGLFAQRGYNIESLTVAPTDDPTLSRMTIQTVGDEKVLEQIEKQLHKLVDVLRVSELGQGAHVEREIMLVKIQASGYGREEVKRNTEIFRGQIIDVTPSIYTVQLAGTSDKLDAFLATLREVAKIVEVARSGVVGLSRGDKIMR; encoded by the coding sequence ATGCGCCGGATATTATCAGTATTGCTGGAAAACGAGTCGGGTGCATTGTCGCGTGTGATTGGCCTCTTCGCCCAGCGTGGATACAACATTGAAAGCCTTACCGTCGCGCCGACCGACGATCCGACGTTATCGCGTATGACCATCCAGACGGTTGGCGATGAGAAAGTTCTGGAGCAAATTGAAAAGCAACTGCACAAGCTGGTGGATGTTCTGCGCGTAAGCGAACTTGGGCAGGGCGCGCACGTTGAGCGAGAAATCATGCTGGTGAAGATTCAGGCCAGCGGATACGGAAGGGAAGAGGTGAAGCGCAACACGGAGATTTTCCGTGGGCAGATTATTGATGTCACGCCTTCTATTTATACCGTCCAGCTGGCAGGCACCAGCGATAAGCTGGACGCGTTTCTGGCGACGCTGCGTGAAGTGGCGAAAATTGTTGAAGTTGCTCGTTCCGGCGTCGTCGGGCTTTCGCGCGGCGACAAGATCATGCGTTAG
- the murE gene encoding UDP-N-acetylmuramoyl-L-alanyl-D-glutamate--2,6-diaminopimelate ligase has translation MADRNLRDLLAPWVPGAPERALREMTLDSRVAASGDLFVAVVGHQADGRRYIPQAIAQGVAAIIAEAKDEATDGEIREMHGVPVIYLSQLNERLSALAGRFYHEPSEHMRLVGVTGTNGKTTTTQLLAQWSQLLGETSAVMGTVGNGLLGKVIPTENTTGSAVDVQHVLAGLVEQGATFGAMEVSSHGLVQHRVAALKFAASVFTNLSRDHLDYHGDMEHYEAAKWTLYSTHHYGEAIVNADDEVGRRWLVRLPDAVAVSMEDHINPNCHGRWLKAVEVKYHDSGATIRFDSSWGEGEIESRLMGAFNVSNLLLALATLLALGYPLADLLKTAPRLQPVCGRMEVFSAPGKTTVVVDYAHTPDALEKALQAARLHCTGQLWCVFGCGGDRDKGKRPLMGAIAEEFADVVVVTDDNPRTEEPRAIINDILAGMLDAGHAKVMEGRAEAVTCAIMQAKENDVVLVAGKGHEDYQIVGTQRLDYSDRVTAARLLGVIA, from the coding sequence GTGGCAGATCGTAATTTGCGCGACCTTCTCGCTCCGTGGGTGCCTGGCGCACCGGAGCGAGCACTGCGGGAGATGACACTTGACAGCCGTGTGGCTGCATCGGGCGATCTCTTTGTGGCAGTGGTGGGTCATCAGGCGGACGGGCGTCGATATATCCCGCAGGCGATAGCGCAAGGTGTGGCTGCCATTATTGCAGAGGCCAAAGATGAGGCGACCGACGGGGAAATCCGTGAAATGCACGGTGTGCCGGTTATCTATCTGAGCCAGCTCAACGAGCGTTTATCTGCACTGGCGGGCCGCTTCTACCACGAGCCATCTGAACATATGCGTCTGGTCGGCGTGACCGGAACGAACGGAAAAACCACCACCACGCAACTGCTGGCGCAGTGGAGCCAACTGCTTGGCGAAACCAGCGCGGTAATGGGAACGGTGGGTAATGGCCTGTTGGGCAAAGTGATCCCGACGGAGAACACAACCGGTTCCGCCGTTGACGTACAGCATGTGCTGGCCGGTCTGGTTGAGCAGGGCGCAACATTTGGCGCAATGGAAGTCTCTTCCCACGGCCTGGTGCAGCACCGGGTCGCCGCGCTGAAATTTGCCGCCTCTGTTTTCACGAATTTAAGCCGCGATCACCTTGATTATCACGGTGACATGGAACATTACGAAGCGGCGAAATGGACGCTCTATTCAACGCACCATTACGGCGAGGCTATCGTCAATGCCGATGATGAAGTCGGACGCCGATGGCTGGTGAGGTTGCCGGATGCCGTTGCGGTCTCGATGGAGGATCATATCAACCCGAACTGCCACGGACGTTGGCTGAAAGCGGTTGAGGTGAAGTACCACGATAGCGGCGCGACGATCCGTTTCGACTCCAGTTGGGGCGAAGGCGAGATTGAAAGCCGTCTGATGGGCGCGTTTAACGTCAGCAACCTGCTGCTGGCGCTGGCAACGTTGCTGGCGCTTGGCTACCCCCTGGCGGATCTGCTGAAAACCGCCCCTCGACTGCAACCGGTTTGCGGGCGGATGGAGGTGTTCAGCGCGCCGGGCAAAACCACGGTGGTGGTCGATTACGCCCACACGCCGGATGCGCTGGAAAAAGCGTTGCAGGCTGCGCGGTTGCACTGTACTGGTCAACTGTGGTGCGTCTTTGGCTGCGGCGGCGATCGCGATAAAGGTAAACGTCCGCTGATGGGGGCGATTGCCGAAGAGTTCGCGGACGTGGTGGTCGTGACAGACGATAACCCACGCACCGAAGAGCCGCGCGCGATCATTAACGACATTCTGGCGGGTATGCTGGATGCCGGGCACGCGAAAGTGATGGAAGGCCGCGCGGAGGCGGTGACCTGCGCCATTATGCAGGCGAAAGAAAACGACGTGGTTCTGGTCGCGGGTAAAGGGCATGAGGATTACCAGATTGTCGGTACTCAGCGCCTTGATTACTCCGACCGCGTGACGGCTGCGCGTCTGCTGGGGGTGATTGCATGA